The following are encoded in a window of Caldisericota bacterium genomic DNA:
- a CDS encoding cold shock domain-containing protein, whose product MKRITGSVKWFNAQKGYGFLVCDDDGKEIFVHFSAISGDGYKTLKEGDKVEFEAVDSDKGLQAHDVIVIE is encoded by the coding sequence GTGAAAAGAATTACAGGATCAGTAAAATGGTTTAATGCCCAGAAAGGGTATGGTTTTCTAGTATGTGATGACGATGGAAAAGAGATTTTTGTACACTTTTCTGCAATTTCAGGTGATGGTTACAAGACGCTTAAAGAAGGCGATAAAGTAGAGTTTGAAGCTGTTGATAGCGACAAAGGTCTTCAAGCACATGACGTTATAGTTATTGAATAA
- a CDS encoding replication-associated recombination protein A — MELFNSGGKESIPPLADRIRPDSLAEFAGQEELVNENKPLYKMIERKSLSSFLIYGPPGSGKTTIALIASKGWKRTFITATTAHIKDVRSMLLRFKKEKEFSKVQHVLIIDEIQHFTRREQDAFLSPVERGDIILIALTTENPSFYINSALLSRLSVFVFNRLAEDEIRLVVQGALTKDAIMAKKKLTEEALDRITVLADGDARRALNILESIVVNSEKNTVDLSDVENFLTNPLYYGKEHHYDLVSAFIKSMRGSNLDAALYYFYRMIDSGEDPRYIARRMIRFAAEDIGLKDPNALVIANATRDAFQNIGPPEGYLVLAEAVVYLAKADKCNELYLAENEVLKTIKETGNLEVPKKLRNPVTSLMKKWGYGKGYKYPHNYEGHKVENENYLPERIKGKKFYKED, encoded by the coding sequence ATGGAACTTTTTAATTCAGGAGGAAAAGAATCAATTCCTCCACTTGCTGATAGAATAAGGCCAGATTCTCTTGCTGAATTTGCTGGTCAGGAAGAGCTCGTTAATGAGAATAAACCTCTTTATAAAATGATTGAGAGGAAATCCCTTAGTTCTTTTCTTATTTATGGCCCACCTGGCAGTGGCAAAACGACTATTGCTCTCATTGCATCTAAGGGGTGGAAAAGAACCTTCATCACTGCTACGACAGCGCATATCAAAGATGTTCGATCTATGCTCCTAAGATTCAAAAAAGAGAAAGAATTTTCTAAGGTGCAGCATGTATTAATAATTGATGAGATCCAGCATTTCACAAGAAGAGAGCAAGATGCGTTTCTTAGTCCTGTAGAGCGGGGTGATATTATTCTTATTGCTTTGACAACGGAGAATCCTTCTTTTTATATTAATTCTGCGCTTCTTTCCAGACTTTCTGTTTTTGTATTTAATCGGCTTGCTGAAGATGAAATTCGGCTAGTTGTACAGGGGGCTCTTACAAAAGATGCGATAATGGCGAAGAAAAAATTAACTGAAGAAGCTCTAGATAGAATTACGGTACTAGCGGATGGAGATGCTAGGAGGGCATTAAACATTCTTGAGTCCATTGTGGTAAATAGTGAAAAAAATACGGTTGATTTAAGCGATGTGGAAAACTTTTTAACAAATCCTCTTTATTATGGTAAAGAACACCATTACGATCTTGTCTCGGCATTTATTAAGAGCATGAGAGGGAGCAACTTAGACGCAGCACTTTATTATTTTTATAGAATGATTGATTCGGGTGAAGATCCTCGTTATATAGCAAGGAGAATGATACGGTTTGCTGCTGAGGATATTGGCTTGAAGGACCCGAACGCTCTTGTTATCGCAAATGCAACACGAGATGCTTTTCAAAACATTGGACCGCCTGAAGGTTATCTTGTACTTGCAGAAGCAGTTGTTTATCTTGCAAAGGCTGATAAGTGTAATGAACTTTATCTTGCAGAAAATGAAGTCCTAAAAACTATTAAGGAAACTGGCAATCTTGAAGTCCCCAAGAAATTGAGGAATCCTGTAACTTCTTTAATGAAAAAATGGGGTTATGGCAAAGGATACAAGTATCCTCATAATTACGAAGGGCATAAGGTAGAAAATGAGAATTACTTGCCTGAACGCATTAAAGGAAAAAAATTTTACAAAGAAGATTAG